Proteins encoded by one window of Corynebacterium amycolatum:
- a CDS encoding dipeptidase, with protein sequence MSIINKELTDALRDHISSQRETIRTQLTELVAFPSVHGTEETKQACIDAAQTVTEMYAELGIELKAHHTVDGSIALSGFVPGSSESAKTVLLYSHYDVQPAGDESAWTADPWTLDERDGRWYGRGTADCKGNVVMHLAALRALRDDALAGRVDMPNIKLIVEGSEERGSAGLNNLIATQPELFDADVILIADVGNAEVGQPTLVTTLRGTADVEVRVDALEQPVHSGMFGGAAPDALAALIRMLDSLRDENGFTSIDGLDCSQHWEGLDYAPETFRADAGVLDGVDLISNEDTSVSDLTWARPSVIVTGIDCPPATNAVNAISSTAMAHINFRIPGGVDPAEAQDALENHLRAHAPWGVKVTVERDELANPFRANVEGKVVQLVADSLSAAYGKETASMGEGASIPLCATLLEAVPGADIALYGVEEPQARIHSADESVDPNEIRDIAIGEAVFLASVNGI encoded by the coding sequence ATGAGCATTATTAATAAGGAACTCACGGACGCCCTGCGAGACCACATCTCCAGCCAACGCGAGACCATCCGCACCCAGCTGACCGAGCTGGTGGCTTTCCCCTCCGTACACGGCACCGAAGAAACCAAACAGGCTTGCATTGACGCAGCTCAGACGGTTACCGAGATGTACGCAGAGCTGGGCATCGAACTGAAGGCGCACCACACCGTCGACGGCTCGATTGCACTGTCGGGTTTCGTCCCCGGGTCGTCGGAAAGCGCGAAGACCGTACTGCTCTACTCCCATTACGACGTCCAGCCGGCGGGCGACGAGTCCGCTTGGACCGCAGATCCGTGGACGCTCGACGAGCGCGACGGTCGCTGGTACGGCCGCGGTACTGCCGACTGCAAGGGCAACGTGGTCATGCATCTAGCTGCGCTGCGCGCGCTGCGTGACGACGCGCTTGCAGGCCGCGTCGACATGCCAAACATCAAGCTCATCGTGGAAGGTTCCGAGGAGCGCGGATCGGCGGGCCTGAACAACCTCATCGCCACGCAGCCGGAGCTTTTCGACGCCGACGTTATCCTCATTGCGGATGTCGGCAATGCCGAGGTTGGCCAACCGACACTCGTAACCACTCTGCGCGGCACCGCCGATGTGGAAGTTCGCGTCGATGCGCTTGAACAGCCTGTTCACTCGGGCATGTTCGGCGGCGCGGCTCCGGATGCACTCGCGGCGCTGATTCGTATGCTCGACAGCCTGCGCGATGAAAATGGCTTTACCTCTATTGACGGCTTGGACTGCTCGCAGCACTGGGAGGGCCTGGATTACGCGCCAGAAACTTTCCGTGCCGATGCGGGTGTGCTTGACGGCGTAGACCTGATTAGCAACGAGGACACTTCCGTCTCCGACCTGACCTGGGCTCGTCCGTCTGTGATTGTGACCGGAATCGATTGTCCACCAGCGACCAATGCTGTCAATGCAATCTCATCGACCGCTATGGCGCACATCAACTTCCGCATCCCAGGCGGCGTCGACCCGGCCGAAGCACAGGACGCACTGGAGAATCACCTGCGCGCACATGCTCCGTGGGGCGTGAAGGTGACGGTTGAGCGCGACGAGTTGGCGAACCCATTCCGGGCCAATGTTGAGGGCAAAGTTGTGCAACTGGTTGCCGACAGCCTGTCGGCCGCCTACGGCAAGGAAACCGCAAGCATGGGCGAGGGCGCCTCGATCCCTCTGTGCGCCACTTTGTTGGAGGCCGTACCAGGTGCTGACATCGCGCTCTACGGCGTGGAAGAGCCACAGGCCCGCATTCACTCGGCCGACGAGTCGGTGGACCCGAACGAGATTCGCGACATCGCTATTGGCGAGGCAGTTTTCTTGGCTTCCGTCAACGGAATTTAA